The region GACCGCCTCCAGCCGCCCGCCACCGCGACCGCCTCCCTGTGGACGCGCGGCGCGCTGCGCCCGATGCCCAAGGGCCACGTCATGGGCGTGCCCGGCACGGCCACCGCCCTCTCCGGAGTCCTCTCCGACGAGGGCCTGGCCCGCATCGAGCGCGACGCCGAGCTGCCCCGCACGGAAGTCGGCGACGACGTGGCCGTGGGGGAGTACGTGGCGGCACGCCTCGGCCGCGAGGTCGTCGACCGCCTGGTCGAGCCCCTCCTGGGCGGCGTCTACGCGGGCGACGCGTACCGCATCTCGATGCGGCTGGCCGTCCCCCAGCTGTTCGCCGCCGTCCGCACCCATGTCTCCCTGACCGAGGCGGTCCGCGAGATCCAGGCGAAGGCGGCCGCGGCCCAGCAGACCGGACCGGTGTTCATGGGCATCGAGGGCGGAGTGGGCCAACTCCCGCTCGCGGTCGCGCGGTCGGTGCGCGCGCGGGGCGGCGAGATCCTCACCGGCACCACGGTGACGGAGCTGCGCCGCGCCGAGGACGGCGGCTGGCGGGTGGTGGCCGGGGGACGCGTCCTGCACGCGGACGGGGTCGTCGTCGCGGTGCCCGCAGGCGCGGCCGCCGCCCTGCTGAGGGCCGAGGCGCCCGCGGCGGCCACCGAGCTGGCCGGTGTCGAGTACGCCTCCATGGCGCTGGTGACGCTCGCCTACCGGCGTGCGGACATCAGGCTCCCCGAAGGGAGCGGTTTCCTGGTGCCGCCGGTGGACGGCCACACCATCAAGGCATCCACCTTCGCCTCCCGGAAGTGGGGCTGGATCGCCGAGGAGAACCCCGACCTGCTCGTCCTGCGCACCTCCGTCGGGCGGTACGGCGAGACGGAGGTGCTGGGCCGCGACGACGCCGACCTCGTGGACGTCTCCCGGCACGACCTGCGCGAGGCCACCGGCCTGGCCGCCGAGCCCGTGGCGACCCGGGTGACCCGGTGGGACGACGGCCTGCCGCAGTACCCGGTCGGGCACCACACGCGTGTGGCCCGCGTCCGCGAGCACGTGGCCAAGCTCCCGGGGCTCGCCGTCTGCGGCGCGGCGTACGACGGGGTCGGCATCCCCGCGTGCGTCGCGAGCGCGTACGCCGCCGTGGACCAGCTCGGCGGCGACCGCGCCGGACTGGACGAGCTGAGGGCGAACCCGGTGCAGAGCCTGCACGGCGGAGCGGGAGAATAGCCTCATGAGTGACGACGCCCCCACCACCGAGTCCGGCAGGGTCCCGAACAAGGGCAAGCTGGCTAAGGACCTCAACGAGGTCATCCGCTACACCCTGTGGTCCGTGTTCAAGCTGAAGGACGTGCTGCCCGAGGACCGCGCCGGCTTCGCCGACGAGGTCCAGGAGCTCTTCGACCAGCTCGCCGCGAAGGACGTCACCGTCCGCGGCACCTACGACGTGTCGGGGCTGCGCGCCGACGCCGACCTGATGATCTGGTGGCACGCCGAGACCAGCGACCAGCTCCAGGAGGCGTACAACCTCTTCCGCCGCACCAGGCTGGGCCGCGCCCTGGAGCCGGTCTGGTCGAACATGGCGCTGCACCGCCCCGCCGAGTTCAACCGCTCGCACATCCCGGCGTTCCTCGCCGACGAGACGCCGCGCAACTATGTGAGCGTCTACCCCTTCGTGCGCTCCTACGACTGGTACCTGCTGCCCGACGAGGACCGCCGCCGTATGCTCGCCGACCACGGCAAGATGGCCCGCGGCTACCCGGACGTGCGCGCCAACACGGTCGCCTCGTTCTCCCTCGGCGACTACGAGTGGATGCTCGCGTTCGAGGCCGACGAGCTGTACCGCATCGTCGACCTCATGCGCCACCTGCGCGCCTCCGAGGCCCGCATGCACGTCCGCGAGGAGGTCCCGTTCTACACGGGCCGCCGTAAGTCCGTGGCCGAGCTGGTCGCCGGGCTCGCCTGATCAGGGAGCCTGGCGGGTCGTCTTCGCGTCCTCACGGGCCTGCGCGTCGTGCCGGGTGGTCTTGTCACCGCCCGGCGCGGCCGGCTTGGGCTCCGCGTGCGGGGCGCACGCCGTGCGCCGCTTCGGGAGGCGGCCCTCCAGGAGGTACGCGTCCAGGTAGCCGTTGACGCACTTGTTGGGCCCGCCCGCGATCCCGTGCGTCCCGGCGCCGTTCTCGGTCACCAGGACCGAGCCGGACAGCCGCCGCTGGAGCTCCACCGCCCCCTCATAGGGCGTCGCCGCGTCCCGCTGGGCCGCCAGGATCAGGACCGGCGCCAGCGCCCCGGGCAGCGTCCGCACATCGAGGGGCTTCTGCCGCGGCACCGGCCAGTACGCGCACGGCAGGTTCATCCACGCGTTGTCCCAGGTCTCGAACGGTGCCACGCGCGCGAGCCGCGTGTTGTCCCGGTCCCAGGTACGCCAGTCCGTCGGCCAGGCCGCGTCGTTGCACTCCACGGCCGTGTACACCGCGTTGCCGTTCTCCGCCTCGGCCGACGCCTCCGGATGCGGCCCGGCCTGCTGGATCAGCGGCTTCGGGTCGCCCTTCAGATAGGCGGACAGCGCCAGGGCGCGCTGCGGCCAGTAGTCGTCGAAGTACCCCGCCTCCAGGAACGCGCCCTGCAACTGACGCGGCCCCACCTTGCCGCCCGCGGGCGCCGCGGCGAGCCGTGCCCGCGCCTTCTCGTAGTTGCGCAGCACCGCTTGGGGCGTGGTGCCGAGCGCGTACTCCTTGTCGTGCTTGGCGACCCACGCGCGGAAGTCCGCCCAACGGGCCTCGAACGCGACCGACTGGTCGAGGTTGTTCCGGTACCAGATCTGCCGGGGGTCGGGGTTGACCGCCGAGTCGAACACCATCCGGCGTACGTGCGAGGGGAAGAGCGTCGCGTACAGGGCGCCGAAGTACGTGCCGTACGACGCCCCCATGAACGTCAGTTTCCGCTCGCCCAGCGCGGCGCGCAGCACATCGAGGTCGCGGGCGTTGTTGAGCGAGGTGTAGTGGCGGATGCCCTGCCCGGAGCGCTTGAGGCAGCCGCGCGCGTACGCCTGTGCCTCCGCGATGCGCTCCTTCTTGTACGTCTCCGAGGGGTACGTCGGCGACTGCGCGGGCCCCTTCAGAAAGCGCTTCGGGTCCTCGCAGGACAGCGGGGCCGAGCGGTCCACGCCGCGCGGGGCGTAGCCCACGAGGTCGTACGCGGCCGCGACGCGCTTCCACTCGGGGAGGAAGCCGATCAGCGGGAAGTACATGCCGGACGCGCCCGGGCCGCCCGGGTTGTAGACGAGGGAGCCCTGACGCGGCACCTTGTGCTTGGAGTTGCGCAGGTCCTTGCCGGTGGCGCCGGCGCGGCTGACGGTCAGTTTGATCTTCTTGCCGTCGGGTTGCGCGTAGTCCAGCGGCACGGTGACCGTGCCGCAGCGCATCTCGACCGGGAAGTGGTCCCCCTTGGGGCACGCGCCCCAATGGACGCCGGCCTTCGCGGCGCGGGCGGCGGCGACGACGGTGCCGCGCGCCTCGAGGGCGGCCGCGGGGTCCGGCCAGGCCGCCGCACCGCCCGCGGGGGCGGCGACGAGGCCGCTCAGAAGCAAGGACCCGGTGGTTCCGTACAGGACGGCAGCTCTCATCGCGTATCCCCTTCGGCGCACGGCAGCGACAAAAGGGATGTTTGGTTCGTCAGTTGATGAAGTAAAGCACCTGGTGCCGGTGTCGGCCCCAATGACCCCTATGCGCCCCCTCGGGCGCCGTCAGCGCTGCCGCTCGGGGCTTCGGTCGCGGTGCGCGAAGGCCGCGCGCAGCTCCGGCTCGCCGACCGCGCGGACGCCGCGTACGGCGACCGAGGTGAGGTACGTACGGTCGTCGCCGGTGGCGTCGGGGTGCCGGGCGAGGGTGCCGAGCAGCCGCTGTCCGGCCGGGGAGGCCCAGCGCGTGTACGGGTGGACCTCGATGCGGGCGATGGCGAGGCAGCTCACGGTAAGGATGAGCGGCAGCGAGAACCACACGGCGATCGGCACGTCGTTCTCGCTCGCCCGGGACGGGGAGGGCATCAGCACGGCGACGGCGCCGAGCGCGAGGACGGCCGCGGCGGCGGCCTGGACCTGGCGGATGGCGCTCGCGACGGTGGTGCGGGCGCCGTCGGGCACGGCGAGGCCCGCGGCGACGAGACGGTCGGCGAGGCGGCGTACGGAGTCCGCGGCGGCCGTGCTCGCCCGTACGGGCGCTATCCGGGACTGACCCTGCGGACCTATCGCCCCTATCACCGAGCGCTCCATCTCGTCGCGACCGCGCGGGTCCACGACGGTCGCCCAGCCCGTGTGCGCGAGCAGCAGCCGCCGCTGACGGGCCATCGACACCAGGGTCAGATCGGCGACCCGGGCGGGGCCGCCGGACAGGAACGCCGCCTCGTACAGCGTGAGGTGGTGTCCGCGCGCCGCGTCGGCGTCGACCGCCGCCGCGCGCACGGCGGCCAGGCACAGCCGAGTGCAGGAGATACCGGCCGCGGCCCAGGCCAGGAGCAGGAGAAGGACCCAGAACATGGCGTGTTTCTACGCGAGGAGTCCAGGTCGGCGCCACGGTATGCCCACGATATGGACGGAGCGTTGTGGCTCTGTGACGTTCCGGTGGTCACCGAGACGCTCCCCAAGGGGCGCCGCGCGGCTAGCCCTTGGGGCGGGACGCGGCCGGGGGCAGTGGATAGGTCCCGGACGGGGTGACGGGGACGGGGCTGTCCGGGGACTCGGTGGGACCCGGCGGGGCCGGGGAAGCCGTCAGCGGGGGCGGGCTCGCGGTCGCGGCGTCCTGGGCGAGGGCGTCGAAGTCCACGTACCCGGTGGCTTCGAGGACCTTGATGTGGTCGAGCACGGTGGTGTTCGCGTCGTCGGCGAGGTCCCGTACGAGGGAGTTACGGGTGTTCGCGCGGACCTGGGCGACGACGGAGAAGACCTTGCCGTGCGCCCTGCGCAGGATGTTCGCGAACTTCTGGTCGTAGTCCGTGCCGTGCGCGGCGTCGAGCGTGGCCAGCCAGCCGCGCTGCTGGGCGTTGGGCTGGTTCGGGAGTTCGAGTCCGAGCCGTGCGGCGACGTTCCGGACGCGCGCGTCGAGGAACGTGTGGCCCTCGACGAGGTGTGCGCCCGCCGTCTTCACGGCCTGGGTGGTGCCACGCTCCTCGGCCTGCTGGCCGGCGGGCAGCTCCCACAGCCCGGCGAGCCGGACCTTGGTGACGAACTCCCGGTCCAGTGCGGACAGCGGACCGAACCGCGTCGACACGGACTGGGCGTTCAGGGTGTCCAGGCCGGTGCCGGCGCGGTCCGCGTACGACCAGATCGGAAAGATCAGGGCAGCGAGGGTCGCGGTGAGGGCCGCGACGATGAGTCCTGTCCCACTGACCAATCCGGTGCGGTTGATGGATCGCATGGTGCCTCCTGTTGCGGCACCGCACGCTAGTGCGCTACGGGTGCGGGTTGGCATATTACTTCGGGCACTACGCCAACTGCCGTACGAGGAGTAAGGGTTGCCGGGTGGGAGGAAGGCGCCGAATGAGGTGGTTCGACCGGAGTCCAGACCATCAGGAAACCCTGGAAAACGGACGTGGGATCCGGTCGGACGGGGCCCGGTGTTAACCCCGGCACACTCTGCCGGGGCGAGGCACTACGGCGCGCGTAGGAGTCCGCGTCGGCTCCTGCGGTGCGGGCGGGGTCAGCGGCGCAGCAGTACCCGTCGGGTCGCACGGGCCAGCCGGGCCGTGGGCCGCTGCGACGGCGGGGTCGGGCCGGACCGCTCCAGCCACCACGCACGCAGCCGCCGCCGCGTCTCCGCGTCCTCGGGGTGCCCCGCGAGCAGCATGTACTCGGCGAAGTCCAACGCGTCGCGCCGGTACCCACCGCTCATCGGATGCCCTTGCGCGTACGTGAGGAACGCCGGCCGGTACGCGTCCCCGAGGATCTCCGGCAGCTCCGCCGCCACCTTCGCGACGACGTCCGCCCGCTTGGCCGCGAGCGCCCGCGCCTGCACACCCAGCCGTCCCCGGTCGAACCCCTCGGGCACGGGGGTGCCCGCGACGAGCGCGGACAACAGCGCGGCCTGCCCGAGCGCGAGCCGCTGCCGCGTACCCACGGCCACGTCGGCCGCGTGGCTCCCGGCTGCTCCGGGGGTGTCGTTCGCGGGGGCGGCGGCCTCACCGGAGCGCGGGCCCGCCGGGGTTCCGGACGGCGTCACGACCCGTGCCCGCGCCTTCGTCAGGGTGACTCTGATCGCCCCGAGCTCCCTCTCCAGTTCGCCCGGGTCCGGGAAGTTCTCGTCGCGTTCCAGGAGGACCCCCGGTGGGGTCACGCGGGAGGCGAGGTCGGCCAGGATGTCGAGGACCTGCCGGGGGACGGGGTGGGCGTGGCTGTCGTGCCAGACACCGTCCCGTTCGAAGCCGCCGGCGACGTGGACGTAGGCGATGGCCTCGACGGGGAGTTCGTCGAGGGCCTTCGAAGGGTCCTCGGCCCGGTTGACGTGGTTCGTGTGGAGGTTGGCCACGTCGATGAGGAGGCGTACGCCGGTGCGGTCCACCAGGTCGTACAGGAACTGCCCCTCGGTCATCTCCTCCCCGGGCCAGGAGATCAGCGCGGCGATGTTCTCGACCGCGAGCGGGACGGGAAGGGCCTCCTGCGCGATACGGACGTTCTCGCACAGCACGTCGAGGGCGTCCCGGGTGCGGGGGACCGGCAGCAGGTGCCCGGCCTCCAGTGAGGGCGAGGCGGTGAGCGCGCCCCCGGCCCGTACGAACGCGATGTGCTCCGTGACGAGCGGCGAGCCCAGCGCCTCGGCCCGCTCCGCGAGGGCGGTGAGACGGGACTCCTCGGGCCGGTCCGCGCCGCCGAGGCCGAGCGAGACCCCGTGCGGCACCACCGTGATGCCCCGCTCGCGCAGCCGCAGCAGCGACTCGGGAAGATGCCCGGGGCACAGGTTCTCCGCCACGGCCTCGACCCAGTCGATGCCGGGCATGCGCTCCACGGCCTCGGCGATCTCCGGCCGCCACCCGATTCCCGTCCCCAGCCGCCTCGGCTGTGTCATGTCGCCTCCTCCGTCACCGCTCGAACCCCGGCAGCTGCAGCCCTGGCCGCTGTCTCCTCACGACGGACCCGTGTTCCGGCGTGACGGAGTCATGGCCCCGGGAAGCGGGGCCGAACCCATGTCGCCGGACGTTCAGAGCAACATTTGAGGTTCCGCCGACGCCCCGAGGCGCCGGCGGACGCACCGGCTACCGCAGCACGTTGTCCGGATCCGAGGGCTCCGGCCGGGCGGTGTTGACCTGTCCCGGCGGCGCGGGCGACGGACTCGACGTGGCGACGACGCCGTCGGCCGGCTGCACCGGCGGCGCGGAGGGCGCCGTGACGCCGGCGGCCGGCGCCGGGGGACCGGTCGGGCTCGCGGTCGACAGGGCCGCCGTGTCGTTGGCGATGGCGTCGAAGTCGACGCTCCCGGTCTTCTCCAGGATGGTGATGTGGTCCAGCACCGTCTGGTTGGCGTCCGAGGCCAGCTGCCGGACCAGCGTGTTGCGGGTGGAGTTACGGACCGCGCCGATCGCCGGGAAGATCTTGCCGTGCGCGGCTCGCAGCAGGTTCACGAACTTCCGTTCGTATTCTGCTCCCGTCGCCGCGGTCATCTCCTGCAGCCAGCCCTGCTGCTGGGCGTTGGGCTGATTCGGCAGCTCGACATTGAGCTGGGCCGCGATGACCCGTACCCGCTTGTCGAGGTCGGTGTGGCCGACGATCAGGTGATCGCCCACCTCCTTGATCGCCTTGTTGGGGGCCCGCTCGAGCGCCTGCTGTCCCGCCGGCAGTTCCCACAGTCCGGCCAGCCGCACGCGCACGATCAGATCGCGGTCGGCGGCGGACAGGGGCCCCCACTGCGTGTTCACCGTCCCCGCCGCCAGATTCGCCTGCCCCGTGCCGGCGCGGTCGGCGTACGACCACACGGGGAACGCGAGCGCGCCGACAGTGGCGGCGAGCGTCGCGATGACGAAGGCGGAACCATTGATACGCCGCAAAATGAGCCTCCCGGGGGAAACCGACTGGTCGTTGGAAAGCTGTACTTGGCCAGCGACGTGAAATACGTGCGGGGCGCCGGGAATGTTCAAGCGCGACTAAAGCGAACCCTCTGTACAGGTCAAATCAGCTGTGAATCGGCGCCGTCGGCCGACAGCGGCCACTTCTCTGGTGTACGTCCGAGCAGCCGCAGCGCCTCGTCCAGCGGATCCGCGCCCATGGGCACGTCGACCGGCGGCGCGAACGCGAACCCAGGCCCGCGACCGGCCGGATCCGTCGGTACGAGGCGGCCGACGGCCAGGGCCGCCCCGCGGACGTGGTCCGGCAGTTCGAGTCCGACGCCGAGCGTGGCGGCGACGTCCCACGCGTGCACCACGTAGTCGACGAAGTGGAAGCCGAGGGCCATCCCGCCGGGGAACCCGCCCCCGTCCCTGATCTCCGGCAGTACGAACTCCCCCTCCGTCACGCCCGGTTCGGCGAACGCGGCCAGCACCGCCGTCGCCGCTCCCCGGTAGGTCCGCTCCGGGTCGCTCATGTCCTGCGGCTCCCGCCAGTACGCCGTCTCGTGCCCCGCTCCCCGGGCGGCTGCCGCGAACCCGTGGTGCTGCGCGGCCATGTGCGCCACCAGCCGCCGCAGCGTCCACCCCGCACATGGTGTGTCCCGCTCCCAGTCCGCGCCCCGCGCCAGCCCGACGAGCCGCAGCGACTCATAGACGGCGATCCGGTCGAGCTCGACGATGTCCACTCCGGTCGATGTCATACGGCCGAGCATAAAACTGAGCGAACGATCGTGCTACTTCTTTTCGGCCATGAGGCATCCCGCGTCAAAGGCTCGGCAGGTCGGGAGAGCTCGGCAGGTCAGGAGGGCTCGGGCACGAGGGACGGATCGGTGGCCGCCGCGCGCAGCCGGGAAAGGATGGCGACGCGGGCCCTGTGATAGACGTCCGTCTCGTCACGCAACACCGACACCGCGTTCGCCGTCTCCATCAACGCGATGAGCTCGAAGGCGAGTTGCGCGGCATCCGTGTCGGAGCGCAGCTCACCCAGGTCGCGTGCCTCGGCGATGGTGTGCTCCACATGGGCCGCCCAGTCCCGCTGGGCCTGTGCGACGGCGTCGTGCACGGGCCCCGACCGGGCGTCGAACTCGGCGATGACCTCGTAGAAGAAACAGCCGCCGGGGAAGACCCGGCCCTGGGAGTAGTCCAGCCAGAGTGCGCACAGCCGCCAGGCCCGGGCGACACCGGCGGGGGTCTCGGACGCGGGCCGGGTCACCTGCTCGACGTAGATGCGCGCCGCTTCCCGCACGGTGGCCAGCTGCAGTTCCTGCTTGGAGCCGAAGAGCGCGAAGACCCCGCTCTTGCTGAGCTGGAGCTCGGTGGCGAGACGACCCACGGACAGTGCTTCCAGTCCTTCGACCGAGGCGATGTCGACCGTACGGCGGAGCACCAACTGCCGCGTGCGGTTGCCGCGTTCGACCCTGCCGTCCAGCCGGGTCCCGGCCATCGCGCCTCCTCGGGTCCGTAGGTCACTCGGGGTCGGTCGGGATCGGTCAGGAGCGCAGCGCAGGATGGTCGGCCACCACCGTGCACGACCCCGGCGCGATCTCCGTGAACCCCGCGTCACGCACCAACGGCAGCCCGGAGGTGGTGAGTCCACTCCAGCGGGCCGGGTCGGCGGTGCGGACGGCGAGGGGGAAACCGGCGTCGCGCCAGGCCGCCCGCTCCTCGTCCGACAGTTCCCACCAGGCCAGCTGCGCGCCGTGCCCGGCCTGCGCCATCGTCTTGCCGGCCGACATGTCGAGATCGGGGTTGAGCCACAGCATGGGCGCCGTCGGGTCCGCGTCCACCGGCGGCTCCGGGTCGTCGAGGTCGGTGCCGGAGACCTGGAGCTTGACCAGGTCCTTCGGCCAGCCGTCCAGGGGGACCGGCGGGAAGACGCGCACCTCGGCGGACTTCCCGGTCACCGTGATGCCGGGCAGCGTCTCGGCCCGCCGCCACTCGGCGCCACGCGCCCGTCGTACGACCTTGCGGATCCGGGCGTCCTGCCAGTCCCGCACCGCCTGCGCCCATTCGCCGTCCCCGAGGGCCCGCTCATCGCTGAGGATCGTCAGCACGGCGCGGGCCGCGGTCTCCAGCGCGTCCGTGCGTGCCGGGGGAGCGGCCTTCTCGATGCGCACGACCAGCGGCAGCACGAACTGCGGGGCCTCGTCGCGCGCGGTGCGCTCGGATCGGAAGGGGCTGTCCTCGGCCGAGCCGGGTACGTCGGGTCGGCCGGGTGCGTCGGCTACGGTCGGGTCGCTGCTCACGCCCTCCAGTGTGCCAGGCGGAAGATCGGTTCTTCGGCGAGCGGTCGTGCCACCGTCGCCGTCACCCGGAACAGGCGGTCCGCTGTGCCTCCTGCCACTCGCAGACGGGGCACAGCGTGATCCCCTTGTACGACTCCGGGTACTCGGTCGGCTTCCGGCAGAGCACGCACTCGGCGAACGGCGGCCCGGCGTCGGCCGGGTCCGGTGCCGGGGCGGGGGCCGCCGGGGTGGCGCAGTAGTCGTCGCTCATGGTCCCAGCGTAGGCCGGGACCGGAGCGCGCCTACGTGGTGCCGTGCCGCTCGCTCTGCGTCGCCGAGCCGATCATCTCGGAGACCTTCACGAAGCGGAAACCCTTCTTCCGCAGCTCGGGGACGATCGTCTGCAGGGCCTGCTCGGTCACCGGAGCCGCGCTGCGCGTGCAGTGCATGACGACGACGGATCCGGGCTTCACACCCTCCAGCACCTGCCGGGCCACGGCGTCGGCGTCGGTCGCGAAGGCGTCCCCGCTGACGACGTCCCACTGCACCGCGGTCACGCCCACGGCGCTCAGCGTGCGCAGGGCCCGCTGGTCGTAGCACCCGCCGGGGAACCGGAAGTAGGGCATCGCGTGGAGCACGCCCACCCTCTCGAAGGCGGCGTAGGCCTCCTCCACCTCGGCCCGCATCCGTTCCTGGGGCACGGTGGGCAGGCCGTAGCAGTTGTCGGTGAAGGCGTAATGGCTGTACGAGTGGTTGGCGACCTCGAACAGCGGGTCCTGCCCGATGTCCCTGGCCTCCTTGGGGTACTCGTCGGCCCAGCGTCCGGTCATGAACAGGGTCGCGGGGACCTTGAACGCGCGCAGCGTGGCGATCAGTTCGGGGTTGTCGAAGTGCTCCCCGGCCGCGGCGCGAGGCCCCTCGGCGGCGGTCATGTCCGCGTCGAAGGTCAGCGAGACGATCTTGTCCTGCGTGCGCGGACCGTTGGTGAAGACGGGAGTGATACCGCTGGAGCCGGGGGCCAGTGTGGGGGGTCGCGAGGGCTGGGCGGTCGCGGGGTGCCCTGGGCGGGCGGCGTGCGGGGTTCCTGGGGTCCCGCAGGCGGCGAGCGCGACCCCGAGTGCGCCGAGGGCGCAGGTCGCGACGAATCGTCGTACTGGAATGATCACCCGATAAAGATATGTGGGCAATACTTACAATTCGCCCATTGTCCGCACGTGCCCGGCGGCGGGGGCACGGAAGTCACCCGGCTGGACCCGGCACAACGCATGCCGTCTCGTACGTCGGTTCCCTTTTCCCGTGTCCGCGTGCAGGATCGAACCCCTGTCGCGACCGATCCGAACGGCAGGACCGACGCGAGACGGGGTGGGTTCCGGTGCCGAACCGGCGACGCGTTGCTCCACCGGTCCTCCTCTTCACCGCGGTCGCCCTGCTGGCGAGCGGATGCTTCCTGGGGCCGTCGGATCCGGCGGACACGACGCTGGTCGGGGCCAGGGTCGAAGGGGAGACGATCGTCGTCAAGATCCCGCTCTGTCCCTCCGACGAACTGCGGCGGGTGGAGGTCATGGACTGGGACAAGGCCGAGGACACGAACCCGCCGATCGTCTGGTGGGCCTCCGGTCCGAGGACGGCGTCGGCGAAGAGGGGCGTCGTCAGGCTCTGGTCCGCCGAGGGGTTCGACCGTCATGCGGCCACGCCCGCCCCCGTGCCGCGCACCCTCGATGTGGCGTACCTGGACCCCCGGGGTGAGGGGCGCGACTACGTGGTGAGCCTGCCTGCGGTCGCCGCCGCGAAACTGAAGCCCGGTCAGTACTGGACCGACGACGGCCCGAGGACCGCCGCCCAGATCGACGCCCGACTCGACTGCCACACGGTCACCTGAGCGGGCCCGTGCAGGTCAGCTGTCCTCCAGTAGCCGCTGCCTGGCCTCCGCCACGTCGAAGTCGGCCTTCGGGTACTGCGGGTTCAGTGCCTCGAGGTGTTCCAGGAGCAGGGTGCTGATCGCCCAGTTCCGGTACCACTTGCGGTCGGCGGG is a window of Streptomyces sp. NBC_00271 DNA encoding:
- the hemG gene encoding protoporphyrinogen oxidase: MRAQDSRTGTGQVVVIGGGIAGLAAAHRLLGRGARVTVLEASDRVGGKLLPGEIAGARVDLGAESMLARRPEAVALAREVGLADRLQPPATATASLWTRGALRPMPKGHVMGVPGTATALSGVLSDEGLARIERDAELPRTEVGDDVAVGEYVAARLGREVVDRLVEPLLGGVYAGDAYRISMRLAVPQLFAAVRTHVSLTEAVREIQAKAAAAQQTGPVFMGIEGGVGQLPLAVARSVRARGGEILTGTTVTELRRAEDGGWRVVAGGRVLHADGVVVAVPAGAAAALLRAEAPAAATELAGVEYASMALVTLAYRRADIRLPEGSGFLVPPVDGHTIKASTFASRKWGWIAEENPDLLVLRTSVGRYGETEVLGRDDADLVDVSRHDLREATGLAAEPVATRVTRWDDGLPQYPVGHHTRVARVREHVAKLPGLAVCGAAYDGVGIPACVASAYAAVDQLGGDRAGLDELRANPVQSLHGGAGE
- the hemQ gene encoding hydrogen peroxide-dependent heme synthase yields the protein MSDDAPTTESGRVPNKGKLAKDLNEVIRYTLWSVFKLKDVLPEDRAGFADEVQELFDQLAAKDVTVRGTYDVSGLRADADLMIWWHAETSDQLQEAYNLFRRTRLGRALEPVWSNMALHRPAEFNRSHIPAFLADETPRNYVSVYPFVRSYDWYLLPDEDRRRMLADHGKMARGYPDVRANTVASFSLGDYEWMLAFEADELYRIVDLMRHLRASEARMHVREEVPFYTGRRKSVAELVAGLA
- a CDS encoding alpha/beta hydrolase, which translates into the protein MRAAVLYGTTGSLLLSGLVAAPAGGAAAWPDPAAALEARGTVVAAARAAKAGVHWGACPKGDHFPVEMRCGTVTVPLDYAQPDGKKIKLTVSRAGATGKDLRNSKHKVPRQGSLVYNPGGPGASGMYFPLIGFLPEWKRVAAAYDLVGYAPRGVDRSAPLSCEDPKRFLKGPAQSPTYPSETYKKERIAEAQAYARGCLKRSGQGIRHYTSLNNARDLDVLRAALGERKLTFMGASYGTYFGALYATLFPSHVRRMVFDSAVNPDPRQIWYRNNLDQSVAFEARWADFRAWVAKHDKEYALGTTPQAVLRNYEKARARLAAAPAGGKVGPRQLQGAFLEAGYFDDYWPQRALALSAYLKGDPKPLIQQAGPHPEASAEAENGNAVYTAVECNDAAWPTDWRTWDRDNTRLARVAPFETWDNAWMNLPCAYWPVPRQKPLDVRTLPGALAPVLILAAQRDAATPYEGAVELQRRLSGSVLVTENGAGTHGIAGGPNKCVNGYLDAYLLEGRLPKRRTACAPHAEPKPAAPGGDKTTRHDAQAREDAKTTRQAP
- a CDS encoding TIGR04222 domain-containing membrane protein is translated as MFWVLLLLLAWAAAGISCTRLCLAAVRAAAVDADAARGHHLTLYEAAFLSGGPARVADLTLVSMARQRRLLLAHTGWATVVDPRGRDEMERSVIGAIGPQGQSRIAPVRASTAAADSVRRLADRLVAAGLAVPDGARTTVASAIRQVQAAAAAVLALGAVAVLMPSPSRASENDVPIAVWFSLPLILTVSCLAIARIEVHPYTRWASPAGQRLLGTLARHPDATGDDRTYLTSVAVRGVRAVGEPELRAAFAHRDRSPERQR
- a CDS encoding DUF4142 domain-containing protein codes for the protein MRSINRTGLVSGTGLIVAALTATLAALIFPIWSYADRAGTGLDTLNAQSVSTRFGPLSALDREFVTKVRLAGLWELPAGQQAEERGTTQAVKTAGAHLVEGHTFLDARVRNVAARLGLELPNQPNAQQRGWLATLDAAHGTDYDQKFANILRRAHGKVFSVVAQVRANTRNSLVRDLADDANTTVLDHIKVLEATGYVDFDALAQDAATASPPPLTASPAPPGPTESPDSPVPVTPSGTYPLPPAASRPKG
- a CDS encoding DUF692 domain-containing protein, producing MTQPRRLGTGIGWRPEIAEAVERMPGIDWVEAVAENLCPGHLPESLLRLRERGITVVPHGVSLGLGGADRPEESRLTALAERAEALGSPLVTEHIAFVRAGGALTASPSLEAGHLLPVPRTRDALDVLCENVRIAQEALPVPLAVENIAALISWPGEEMTEGQFLYDLVDRTGVRLLIDVANLHTNHVNRAEDPSKALDELPVEAIAYVHVAGGFERDGVWHDSHAHPVPRQVLDILADLASRVTPPGVLLERDENFPDPGELERELGAIRVTLTKARARVVTPSGTPAGPRSGEAAAPANDTPGAAGSHAADVAVGTRQRLALGQAALLSALVAGTPVPEGFDRGRLGVQARALAAKRADVVAKVAAELPEILGDAYRPAFLTYAQGHPMSGGYRRDALDFAEYMLLAGHPEDAETRRRLRAWWLERSGPTPPSQRPTARLARATRRVLLRR
- a CDS encoding DUF4142 domain-containing protein, which gives rise to MRRINGSAFVIATLAATVGALAFPVWSYADRAGTGQANLAAGTVNTQWGPLSAADRDLIVRVRLAGLWELPAGQQALERAPNKAIKEVGDHLIVGHTDLDKRVRVIAAQLNVELPNQPNAQQQGWLQEMTAATGAEYERKFVNLLRAAHGKIFPAIGAVRNSTRNTLVRQLASDANQTVLDHITILEKTGSVDFDAIANDTAALSTASPTGPPAPAAGVTAPSAPPVQPADGVVATSSPSPAPPGQVNTARPEPSDPDNVLR
- a CDS encoding TIGR03086 family metal-binding protein; its protein translation is MTSTGVDIVELDRIAVYESLRLVGLARGADWERDTPCAGWTLRRLVAHMAAQHHGFAAAARGAGHETAYWREPQDMSDPERTYRGAATAVLAAFAEPGVTEGEFVLPEIRDGGGFPGGMALGFHFVDYVVHAWDVAATLGVGLELPDHVRGAALAVGRLVPTDPAGRGPGFAFAPPVDVPMGADPLDEALRLLGRTPEKWPLSADGADSQLI
- a CDS encoding TetR/AcrR family transcriptional regulator codes for the protein MAGTRLDGRVERGNRTRQLVLRRTVDIASVEGLEALSVGRLATELQLSKSGVFALFGSKQELQLATVREAARIYVEQVTRPASETPAGVARAWRLCALWLDYSQGRVFPGGCFFYEVIAEFDARSGPVHDAVAQAQRDWAAHVEHTIAEARDLGELRSDTDAAQLAFELIALMETANAVSVLRDETDVYHRARVAILSRLRAAATDPSLVPEPS